The genomic segment CGACCATTGCCCTGACCAGCGTTACCCTGCTCGGTGTGCTGGGCGGCGAAGCGGCCTTGCGCCTGGTATCCGCGCAAATTCTGCGCAAACTGGCTGCCATCTCCTTTCTCATCATGGGACTGCTCATGTGGTTCGGGATCCTGTGAATGAAAAATGGTATTATGATATTGGACGGCGCCATTGCCGTGGGAGATGATGTATGGGGGTGGGGCGTAGGGGCGTGTTTGGTAGGGG from the Chloroflexota bacterium genome contains:
- a CDS encoding TMEM165/GDT1 family protein, which codes for MDWKVFATTFIVLLLAELGDKTQLSVITLTCKHQRPLPVFLGATIALTSVTLLGVLGGEAALRLVSAQILRKLAAISFLIMGLLMWFGIL